A single Lacerta agilis isolate rLacAgi1 chromosome 10, rLacAgi1.pri, whole genome shotgun sequence DNA region contains:
- the FRS2 gene encoding fibroblast growth factor receptor substrate 2 isoform X2 yields the protein MATIPISSHLKVVEDAKLDLNNPKLPTALVLFADDGIFAFKCARAEELFNMLQEIMQNNSINVVEEPVVERNPHQTEMEVPRTPRTPTTPGLSGQSLPNGYPRYPSYGDASSHPSSRHPSVGSARLPSVGEESTHPLLVAEEQVHTYVNTTGVQEERKNRPSVRTPLERRVSNAETSKAREDETCPDDRDAQVVLEPEGVKFVLGPTPVQRQLMEKEKTESTGNSTQGGGNSTETSGNSTQASGSSNNEWDTGYDSDERKEVSSGNKIAYENVNRLPIPGAPGLRRGRLISSSTSDTQNINNSAQRRTALLNYENLPSLPPVWEAHKLSKEEDYSLGPKTPSLNGYHNNLDPMHNYVNTENVTVPSSAHKVEYARRRDCTPTVFNFDIRRPSSEHRQLNYIQVDLEGGSDSDNPQTPKTPTTPLPQTPTRRTELYAVIDIERTAAMSSLQKALPRDDGTSRKTRHNSTDLPM from the exons ATGGCTACGATTCCAATCTCTTCTCATTTGAAAGTGGTCGAAGATGCCAAACTGGACCTG AATAATCCAAAGCTGCCAACTGCACTGGTTCTCTTTGCTGATGATG GAATATTTGCCTTCAAGTGTGCTCGTGCTGAAGAATTATTTAATATGTTGCAAGAGATCATGCAGAATAATAGTATAAATGTGGTAGAGGAGCCTGTAGTAGAAAGGAATCCACATCAAACAGAGATGGAAGTTCCAAGAACTCCTCGCACACCTACCA CACCTGGGTTGAGTGGGCAGAGTCTACCCAATGGGTATCCAAGGTATCCTTCCTATGGAGATGCTTCATCACATCCCTCCAGCAGACACCCTTCCGTAGGAAGTGCCCGTCTTCCTTCAGTAGGCGAAGAGTCAACACATCCCTTGCTTGTAGCAGAGGAGCAA GTCCATACATATGTGAATACAACAGGTGtacaggaggaaagaaaaaacagGCCAAGTGTGCGTACACCTCTGGAGCGAAGGGTTTCTAATGCAGAAACAAGCAAGGCAAGGGAAGATGAAACTTGTCCAGATGATAGAGATGCCCAGGTTGTACTGGAACCTGAAGGAGTCAAATTTGTTTTGGGTCCAACACCTGTCCAGAGGCagttaatggaaaaagaaaaaactgaaTCCACTGGGAACAGTACTCAAGGTGGTGGAAACAGTACTGAAACCAGTGGCAACAGTACTCAAGCTAGCGGGAGTAGTAACAATGAATGGGACACTGGGTATGACAGTGACGAACGCAAAGAAGTTTCCTCTGGTAACAAAATAGCATATGAAAATGTAaataggttgcctatccctggtgcCCCAGGACTCAGGAGAGGTCGTCTGATATCATCCAGTACCTCTGACACCCAGAATATCAACAATTCAGCTCAGAGGAGAACTGCGTTGCTAAATTACGAAAACCTGCCATCTTTGCCTCCagtttgggaagcccacaagctaaGTAAAGAGGAGGATTACAGTTTAGGACCAAAGACGCCGTCTCTGAATGGCTATCACAATAATTTAGACCCCATGCATAATTATGTCAATACAGAGAATGTGACGGTGCCATCAAGTGCTCACAAAGTGGAATATGCAAGACGCCGGGACTGTACCCCAACGGTCTTTAACTTTGATATTAGGCGACCAAGTTCAGAACACAGGCAGCTCAATTATATACAGGTTGATTTGGAAGGTGGCAGTGACTCTGACAACCCTCAGACTCCAAAAACTCCTACCACGCCACTTCCACAGACTCCAACCAGGCGCACAGAGCTGTATGCTGTGATAGACATTGAAAGAACAGCTGCTATGTCAAGCTTGCAGAAAGCACTGCCACGTGATGACGGTACTTCTAGGAAAACTAGACATAATAGTACTGACCTGCCTATGTGA
- the FRS2 gene encoding fibroblast growth factor receptor substrate 2 isoform X1: protein MGSCCSCPDKEAVPDNHRNKFKVINVDDDGNELGSGIMELTDTELILYTRKRDSVKWHYLCLRRYGYDSNLFSFESGRRCQTGPGIFAFKCARAEELFNMLQEIMQNNSINVVEEPVVERNPHQTEMEVPRTPRTPTTPGLSGQSLPNGYPRYPSYGDASSHPSSRHPSVGSARLPSVGEESTHPLLVAEEQVHTYVNTTGVQEERKNRPSVRTPLERRVSNAETSKAREDETCPDDRDAQVVLEPEGVKFVLGPTPVQRQLMEKEKTESTGNSTQGGGNSTETSGNSTQASGSSNNEWDTGYDSDERKEVSSGNKIAYENVNRLPIPGAPGLRRGRLISSSTSDTQNINNSAQRRTALLNYENLPSLPPVWEAHKLSKEEDYSLGPKTPSLNGYHNNLDPMHNYVNTENVTVPSSAHKVEYARRRDCTPTVFNFDIRRPSSEHRQLNYIQVDLEGGSDSDNPQTPKTPTTPLPQTPTRRTELYAVIDIERTAAMSSLQKALPRDDGTSRKTRHNSTDLPM from the exons ATGGGTAGCTGTTGTAGCTGTCCAGATAAAGAAGCAGTCCCTGATAACCATCGAAACAAATTCAAG gTTATTAATGTGGATGATGACGGTAATGAGTTGGGTTCTGGTATAATGGAACTTACAGACACAGAACTGATCTTGTATACCCGTAAACGGGATTCTGTCAAATGGCATTACCTCTGTCTGCGCCGTTATGGCTACGATTCCAATCTCTTCTCATTTGAAAGTGGTCGAAGATGCCAAACTGGACCTG GAATATTTGCCTTCAAGTGTGCTCGTGCTGAAGAATTATTTAATATGTTGCAAGAGATCATGCAGAATAATAGTATAAATGTGGTAGAGGAGCCTGTAGTAGAAAGGAATCCACATCAAACAGAGATGGAAGTTCCAAGAACTCCTCGCACACCTACCA CACCTGGGTTGAGTGGGCAGAGTCTACCCAATGGGTATCCAAGGTATCCTTCCTATGGAGATGCTTCATCACATCCCTCCAGCAGACACCCTTCCGTAGGAAGTGCCCGTCTTCCTTCAGTAGGCGAAGAGTCAACACATCCCTTGCTTGTAGCAGAGGAGCAA GTCCATACATATGTGAATACAACAGGTGtacaggaggaaagaaaaaacagGCCAAGTGTGCGTACACCTCTGGAGCGAAGGGTTTCTAATGCAGAAACAAGCAAGGCAAGGGAAGATGAAACTTGTCCAGATGATAGAGATGCCCAGGTTGTACTGGAACCTGAAGGAGTCAAATTTGTTTTGGGTCCAACACCTGTCCAGAGGCagttaatggaaaaagaaaaaactgaaTCCACTGGGAACAGTACTCAAGGTGGTGGAAACAGTACTGAAACCAGTGGCAACAGTACTCAAGCTAGCGGGAGTAGTAACAATGAATGGGACACTGGGTATGACAGTGACGAACGCAAAGAAGTTTCCTCTGGTAACAAAATAGCATATGAAAATGTAaataggttgcctatccctggtgcCCCAGGACTCAGGAGAGGTCGTCTGATATCATCCAGTACCTCTGACACCCAGAATATCAACAATTCAGCTCAGAGGAGAACTGCGTTGCTAAATTACGAAAACCTGCCATCTTTGCCTCCagtttgggaagcccacaagctaaGTAAAGAGGAGGATTACAGTTTAGGACCAAAGACGCCGTCTCTGAATGGCTATCACAATAATTTAGACCCCATGCATAATTATGTCAATACAGAGAATGTGACGGTGCCATCAAGTGCTCACAAAGTGGAATATGCAAGACGCCGGGACTGTACCCCAACGGTCTTTAACTTTGATATTAGGCGACCAAGTTCAGAACACAGGCAGCTCAATTATATACAGGTTGATTTGGAAGGTGGCAGTGACTCTGACAACCCTCAGACTCCAAAAACTCCTACCACGCCACTTCCACAGACTCCAACCAGGCGCACAGAGCTGTATGCTGTGATAGACATTGAAAGAACAGCTGCTATGTCAAGCTTGCAGAAAGCACTGCCACGTGATGACGGTACTTCTAGGAAAACTAGACATAATAGTACTGACCTGCCTATGTGA